From the Clostridium cagae genome, the window TATTATTCAGAAAAATATAATTTAGAATATAGAAAAGCAAGATTGTTATTTATAACAGCACAAATATATATTTATAAAAAAGATTTTCAAATGGCACAGAAGTTTTTCTTATCTTCTAATGTTATATTTATTAAAAATAATAATTATGAAGAAATAATAAAAACGTTTTTAAACTTAGCTAAAATAACAATAAATTTAAGAGCATATCATTCTGCTAGTAGTTATTTAAGACAAGCAGAAAAAGTATATTTAGATAATAATATAGAAGATGATTTTTTATTAGGAGAAATATACTATAATATGGCACGGACTTATTTTAATATAGAAGATTTAGATAAAGCATTAGAATATTCAAATGTTGCCAAGAAAAAATTAGAAAGAACTTATAGTGATAGGGGTTATGCAAAAACATTACTTGTTTTAGCTGAAGAATTTAATAAACGAGGAGATTTATCAAAAGCTACTAAATACTCTAAAAAAGCATTAGAAGTGTATAGAAAATTAGAACATAAAAAGAGTGTAGTAGAAATAGAGCATAACTTAGGTAAATTGTTTTATGAATTAGATGATTTAGAAGAATCATTTAAGCATTATAAAATATCTCAAAAAGTAATTAATCAAAATGAATTTGAAAATGAAGTAGATGTTTTAATAGACATATGTAAGTCACATATAAAACTTAAGAATATAAAAGAATGTAGAAAAATAGTAGAACAAATTGATAAAGTTATAAACGAAAGCGATTTTAATAGATTAATAGAATGTAAATTAATACAATATATAATTTTTAACATATCAGAAGAATATGAAGATGCCCAAAAAATGATCATGGAAGCATATGCTAAAGCTAAGGAAAGCAAAAATTTATTAAAAGCAGGCGAAATAGCCATGAAAATAGGTAAGCATTTTATGGATAAAAAAGATGAAAATAGAGCAAGCAATTATTTAAATGAAGGAATTAAATTTTTTGAAGAGTTAGGATTAATAAAATAAAATTAATTCATAGTATATAATGAATCAATAAATATAAATGGGTGATGTAAGTGGAAATATTATCTACAGGGGAAAAAATAAAAAGGGCTAGAATTTTTAAAGGCATTACATTAAAAGACTTATGTGGAACTAAAATTTCAATTTCTAAAATGAGCTGTATAGAAAATGGAAAAGTTAAGGCTGATAAAGAATTATTAGAATATATATCAGAAAAAATAGGAATTGAATTGAATTATTTAATACAAGATGTATACGATCAAATATCAAATAATTTAGAATTAGTAAAAAAGACATTGTCTTCAGATCCAGAATGCGAAAATAAGCTGAAATACAATTTAGAATATTCTTTGAAATATAAATATAATGATTTAGCATTTGAATTAATACATATACTATTTACTTATTATGTTGAACAAAGTAAAGTTGAAAATATTCAATTAATAGTTTCTCAATATTATGATTTATATCAAAAAAATAATAATATTGAAAATACATTAATATATTTTAAGGATATGGCTAGATACTTATATGAAAATAAAGAGTATTTGGAATCAATAGCTTACTACAATAAATTAAGAGAAATTCTAAATCAAGAAAATAAAGAAATAGATGGAGAAGAGTACTGTTTAATTTTATATAATGAGGCTATTTGTTATCAAAGATTAAATAAATATGAAGAAGCATATGAACTTTTATCAAAAGTAATTAAACAGATTGATAAAATAAATAGTGACTCAAATAAAGGAAAGATATATCATGCATATGCAACTTTATGTATTAAGTTAAATAAAGAGTATGCTGAAGACTTTAAAAATAAAGCTTTTGAATATCAAAGGCATAATCCTATAACTTTAGCATTATCTAGGGGGGATTATGGTAAATATTATTTTCAAATAAATAATAGGGAAAAAGCCATACAAGAAATAGAAGAGGGGATAAAGACATTCCCAGATCATAATAAAGAAAAATATGTAGAGTTTTTAAATTCTTGTACTAAGATTTTAATAAAGAATTCAGAATTTGAAATTGCATCTAAAATGGCAGATGAATCTTTAAATATCGCAATTTCTACTGATAATATATCTTTATTAAAGAAATCATATTATTTAAAGGGTACAATACTTCAAAAATTAGGAGATTATGTACAAGCTGAAAAATATATGAACATAGCATTAGATGCTTTGTTTAAATCTGGTACGAAAGAAGAACGTAAGGAAAGATATATAGATATGGGAAATATGTATTATAAACTAGGTTCTATATCTGATTCATTAAAATATTTTAATTTAGCTTTTTGTGTAGATAAGAGAATATAAAAATTAAGGGGTATCTTTTACTGCTATTAAATATCAAGTTAATTTTAATACTTATGAACATTAAATTAAAAAAAGTATGTATTTATAACATGTTTATGTTAACTAGCATAAACATGTTATTTTTACATACATAATAATTTTGATAATGTGAATTAAAAGTTAAATATCTTCATAGATATAGATTAAGAAAGATAATTTTAAAGGAGCGGTTTGATGAAATTAATTTCTGTTTACCCTTCATCTATATCTGTGATCAGCAAAAGATTTAATGAAGAAAATTTTTATGAAAATAAGTATTTACCAGTAGGAAATGTGGTAGGAACTGACAGTAACGTTTTTAGGACACTAATGATGTTTGATATAAAAGATAAGGTATTAAACACCTATAAGATAAAATCTGCAACATTAAATTTATGTGTAGAAAAAAATATTTATAGTTTTAGAAAAGTTTCTGGGAATAAAGTGTTCCTAAATAATAATACTGAAGAATATAATCCTTTAGGGGTTAATTGGAATAATGCACCTAGTTATGAGTACACAGGCAATTTCTTAATTATTGAAGGAAATAAAGATAAGAATTTTATAAGTGTAGACGTTTCCAATATAGTTAACAAATGGTTTAATTATTGTGATAAGAATTTTGGATTAACAATAACAGGCATGGAAGATGTAGAGAATTGTATAAGTATATTTTCTTATTCTAGAAATAGAAATAAGCCTTATTTATCATTGGAAGTTGAGGCGTAGAAAAATAATGTCATTAAAAAAGTTCTATTAAAAACTCAGTTTAATAGAACTTTTTTATTTTTAAAACATACTTTGACTTTCTTTGACCTTTGTATTATTATATATTTAAAGAACAAAATATATAGTGAAAATAATAGAGGAGGCAATAATAATGAATATAGAAAAAATGACATTAAGAGTACAACAAGCTTTAAGTGATGCTAATGTTATAGCAGTTAAATACAATCATCAACAAATAGATGTAATTCATGTTTTTTCTGCTCTAGTAAATCAAGAAGATGGATTAGTACCTAATATTTTTACTAAGATGGAAATTCAAGTAAAGTCTTTAAAAGATGATTTAGATAGAGTAATTGATTCAATGCCTAAAGTATTAGGTGAAGGTGCATCAAATGCAGGTGTTTATATAACACGAAAAGTAGATGAAGTTTTAATTAAAGCAGAGGAAATATCTAAGCAATTTGAGGATTCTTATATAAGTGTTGAGCATTTAATGTTAGCTATAATGGATGTTGAAAAAAATGGAGAAGTGGCTAAATTATTAAATAAATATAATATTACTAGGGATAAATTTTTGAAAATTTTATCAGAAGTTAGAGGAAGTCAAAGAGTTGATACGCAAGATCCAGAGGGAACTTATGATGCGCTGGATAAATATGGAACTAATTTAGTAGAGTTAGCTAAAAAGCATAAATTGGATCCTGTTATAGGCAGAGATGAGGAAATAAGAAGAACTATAAGAATTCTGTCAAGAAGAACCAAAAACAACCCTGTTCTTATAGGTGAACCTGGTGTTGGTAAAACAGCAATAGTTGAAGGTTTAGCTGAAAGAATAGTTAGAGGTGACGTACCCGAGGGGTTAAAAGAAAAGATTATATTTTCTTTAGATATGGGATCATTAATAGCAGGGGCTAAATATAGAGGTGAATTTGAAGAAAGATTAAAAGCTGTTTTAAAGGAAGTTCAAAATAGTGAAGGTAGAATAATTTTATTTATAGATGAAATCCATACTATTGTTGGTGCAGGTAAAACTGATGGGGCTATGGATGCAGGTAACTTAATTAAGCCATTACTTGCAAGAGGAGAACTTCATTGTATAGGTGCAACAACATTTGATGAATATAGACAATATATTGAAAAAGATAAGGCTTTAGAAAGAAGATTTCAACCTGTAATAATAGAAGAACCTACTGTTGAAGATACAATTTCAATATTAAGAGGATTAAAAGAAAGATTTGAGATACATCATGGTATAAGAATACATGATTCAGCAATCGTATCAGCTGCAAAATTATCAGATAGATATATTCAAGACAGATATTTACCAGACAAAGCTATCGATTTGATTGATGAAGCAGGTGCTATGATAAGATCAGAGATAGATTCTCTTCCAACAGAGTTAGATATAATAAGAAGAAAAATATTTAAACTTGAAATTGAAAAGGAAGCTTTATCAAAAGAAAAAGACGAAGGGTCTAAAAATAGATTAGTAGATTTAGAAAAAGAATTAGCTGGACTAAAAGAAGAAAATGATGAAATGACAGCTAAATATGAAAAAGAAAAAGCGCATATAGTTGTTTTAAAAAATATTAAGGAAGAATTAGATGAAGCTAGAGGAGAATTAGAAGTTGCTCAAAGAAATTATGAATATAACAAAGTAGCTGAAATTCAATACAGTAAGATTCCAGCATTAGAAGAAAAACTTAAAAATGTGGAATTAGAAGTTAAAGAAAATTATGAAGGTGCTCTTTTAAAAGAAGAAGTTACAGAAGAGGAAGTTTCACAAATTTTATCTAAATGGACTGGAATACCTGTAAGTAATATACTTGAAGGTGAAAGAGAAAAACTTTTAAGATTAGAAGAAGAGATGAGCAAAAGAGTAATAGGTCAAGATGAAGCTATTGAGTCTGTTACAAATGCAATTCTTAGAGCTAGAGCAGGGCTTAAAGATATTAATAGACCAATAGGATCATTTATTTTCTTAGGACCAACAGGAGTAGGTAAAACAGAACTTGCTAAAACTTTGGCTAGAAATTTATTTGATTCAGAAGAAAATATTATTCGTATTGATATGTCAGAATATATGGAAAAACATTCAGTATCAAGATTAGTTGGAGCACCTCCAGGATATGTAGGTTATGATGAAGGCGGACAATTAACAGAAGCAGTTAGAAGAAATCCATATAGTGTAGTACTTTTTGATGAAATAGAAAAAGCACATGATGATGTTTTTAATATATTTCTTCAAATTTTAGATGACGGTAGATTAACTGATAATAAAGGAAAAACAGTAGATTTTAAAAATACTATAATTATAATGACTTCTAATATAGGTAGTAATTATTTATTAGAGAATAAAAGTGAAGATTATATTGAATCAAGCATAAAAGAAGATGTAATGAATCAATTAAAATTAAGATTTAAACCAGAATTTTTAAATAGAGTTGATGATATAATAATGTTTAAACCATTATCAGAAAATGGAATAAAGAAAATAATAGATATATTCTTAGATGAGGTTAAAAATAGATTAAAAGATAAGAATATAGAATTAGAAGTTACTGATTCAGCTAAATCAATTATGGTTAAAGAAGGCTATGATCCAATATATGGAGCAAGACCTCTTAAGAGATATATTCAAAATACTTTAGAAAATAATCTTGCAAGAATGATAATTAAAGGAGATTTGATTTATGGATCTAAAGCAATAGTTGATAGAGATAATGAAGGAATAATATTAAAACCTGTAAATAATTAAATCTTATTTATTAAAGGGACTATTTAAAATAGTCTCTTTGTTTAATATAAAAGTTTTTTTAGTTAAATTACCTATCCAATTTTTCTTATGCAAATATCAACACTCTGATAAAACAAAACCTTATAATAAAATGTAAAAGGAGATAGAATACTCCTTTATACTTAATAAATTGTTTTATATACGATTTATTTTAAATGAGAATTTGTTTTATCTGAAAAATCTCAGTTTTTCATAATTCTATGTTTAAAATGAAAGTCATATATTAATTTATTAATATTAGAGTATATCTATCTCCTCTTTTGGTACACAGTCAGAATACTATTTTATGCCAGATTCGTATTGTTGTACCATTCTCTTAACCATTTCTCCACCAACGCTTCCACATTGCTTAGAAGAAAGGTTACCATTGTAATCAGTAAATGGAACACCCATTTCATTTGCTACTTCATTTTTGAATTTTGCTAACCCGTTTTTTGCTTCTGGTACTAATGAATTTGCCATAATATATTCCTCCTTAATCTAATTATAAATAATTTTTATTTGCTAAGCTTTTCTGCTTTGCAGTATTATTTTGTGCCATATGATAAAATATACTCTATGTAATGAGAGGAATATTAGTAAAAATTAATTATAAAATCCAATAAAATACATTTTAAAATAAAATGCAATAATAATGTTAAATTTATTCAATTATATCTCTAAAACTAGGTACTCCAAATAATGATTTAGCAGATCTAACTCCTCTTAAAATAGCTTTTTCCATTACTCTTGCAGCCAACATCCCAACGGTAGTAACATCAGAGTTAACTTTATTAGTTGCCATTGTAAATATTGTATCTCCATCAAACATAGTATGAGCTGGATACATGGTTCTAGCGTAACCATTATGAGCCATAGAGGCAACTTTATTTGCTTCTGCTTTAGTGAAATTTGCATTAGTGGCAATTATGCCAATAGTAGTATTCCCTTTAAATGGATTGATAGGATTTTTTAAATTAGATAAGATTAAATTTTCTGTATTTAAAAAATTATTATTTTTACGATCATAAGCTCCAGAAATTATATTTAAATTTTGAGGATCTACTACATCACCTAAGCAGTTTACAGCTACTATTGCACCAACCTCTAAATCTCCAACTTTAACAGCATAAGTACCAAGCCCACCTTTCATTGAAAAATCTGGTCCTAAAAATTTTCCAACAGTGGCACCAAATCCAGCACCTATATTACCGTTTATATCATCATAGTATTCTTCGGAATTTAAACATGCTTTAATTCCCATAAATTTATCAGGTCTTACTTTAGGATTGCCAAAAGCTAGATCAAACAATACTGCTTGACATACTATTGGAACTTTAGCAACAGTTACATCAAATCCAATATTTTTATTTTCTAAATAGTCCATTACACCACTAGAAGCATCTAAACCAAAAGCACTACCACCAGATAAAACTACAGCATGAATTTTATCCACCATTTCCATAGGATTTAATAAATCTGTTTCTCTTGTACCAGGTGAACCACCACGAACATCAACACCACCAGTTGCTCCATTTTTACAGATGACAACGGAACAACCAGTTCCACCTTCTTTATTTTCAGCATGTCCTAGCTTTATACCATCTATATCACAAAATTTAATTTCTTTCATAAAAAATATCTCCTCTAGATTTTAATTAACTGTACAGCTTTAATTATAAATATATCAATACTCTGATAAACAGAGCCTAATTTTTAATATTTTTTATAATAAATAAAAACAATGATAGTAAAAATATATATTTATTTTACATCATTGTTTTTTATTTTAATTAATTATTTCTATTTATTTTTAATATTGTCATTACTACTGGAACTGAAATTAGAGCACTTACAATAGCCTCTATAGAGCCATTAAGTGTAATAACACTACCAATTCCTATACCTGCAGCTTGTCTACTAATTCCTAACACATGAGCATACTTTTCTAAATAAATGATATATGTTAAGCCCATAACACCAATTGTATTAGTTAGTGTTCCAAGTATAGCAGCAGCACCAATACTAATGCTTTTATTTTTTAACTTATTTTTTAAGAATGTATATACATAGTATGATACTATACCGATTAAAACTCTAGGTAATATTGCAATTATAGGGTTCCAAAATATAAATGATGTTGGCATTGGCGCTGTGAAAGCTTGATACATTGAAAATAACCCAAATACTCCACCAACTAAAGCACCAACAACAGGCCCTTCGATAATTGCACCTATAATAACAGGTATATGCATAATAGTAGCTTTGACAGGTGGTATTGGTATAAATCCTAATCCTGTTAAGCCTAAGAAAATAGAAATAGCAGATAACATACCTACCATAGCCATTTTTCTAGTTGAAAATTTTGTTTTTACATTAACTCTTTCCATAAAATGCCTCCGTTCTTATTCCCATTTTTAATTAAGGATATAATTCAGAAAAATTTAGTTACTATTTTTTCTGTTCAGTTTCTATATTAAGAATACCGACAATGTAATTTTATCATGTTTCCAAAAATATTCAACAAGAAATTGTTAAAAATTTATCTAAGTTTAAACTTTTACATAAAAATTAAAAGGTTAATAAGTAAATAATAATTAAAATTAGTATATTTTTACCCGGATAATGTAAAAATTATGTTAAGTATAGTAATTTTTATTGTTAATTAAATAATAAATAATGTTAAAAATTATTTGTTATTTATAATGGTATTTGAAAAATTCTAGAGAAATAATTATTTTTAAATTTATATAAATGATGTTATAATTACTATGAAAAAATGAGGTGTATATTATGAATAGTATAGCAGGTAAAGGTTGTCCGACTATTATACCGGATGAAGAAAAAAAATCATTAAAAGATATTGAAAGAAGTATAGTAAAAACATATAGAAAACATGTTTGGTCTAAGTTTGTAAAAGCAATTAAAAATTATGAACTTATTCAAGAAGGAGATAAAATTGGAGTAGCCATATCAGGAGGAAAGGACAGTCTTCTTATGGCAAAATTATTTCAAGAACTTCAAAAGCATGGTCAAATGAATTTTGAAGTAGAGTTTATAGCTATGGATCCAGGATATCATCCACATATAAGACAATTGTTGTTAGATAATTGTGAATATTTAAATATTCCAATAACTATTTATGAATCAGGAATTTTTGATGTAGTTGATAAAATGGCAAAGGATTACCCATGTTATTTATGTGCTAGAATGAGAAGGGGTTCTCTATATAATAAGGCTCAAGAGCTTGGATGTAATAAGTTAGCTTTAGGACATCATTATAATGATGTTATAGAAACAACGTTATTAAATATATTATATGGTGGTAATTTTAAAACAATGCTACCAAAGCTTAAATCAGCAAATTTTGAAAATTTAGAATTAATAAGACCAATGTATTATATTGAAGAAGAATACATAAAGAAATTTATTAAAAGTACTGGAATTGCTCCATTAAATTGTGCATGCATGGTAGCAGCAGAAAGAACAGGAAATAAGAGATATGAGATAAAGGATTTAATTGCACAATTAAAACAAAATTTTGATGGTGTAGATAAGTCTATATTCAAATCTGCCGAAAATGTTAGTATGGATTCAATACTAGGATGGCAAAAAGGAGATAAAAAGTATTCATTTTTAGATGTATATGACGAAGAGTAAATAGAGGTTGTCTTAATTTTGACAACCTTTCTTTAATATAAAATTATCAAAAATAATTGAAAGTAGTTATTTTTAATAATAGAATAAAAAGTATACTATAAATAAAAGTGAAATACTTATTAAAGGAATGATGAAGATGAATAGAGAAGATGTAATAAATATGGATGCTAATTTGTTGGTTAGCATTATGAATATGAAATTAAGAGATAATTATGATTCATTACAATCACTTTGTTATGATTTAGATTTAAAAGAAGAGGACATAGTACATAGATGTAAAAGCATCGGATATGAATATAATAAATTACATAATCAATTTAAAGCATTTTAGTTAAAAATTAGGTATAATAAAATAAAAAGAGTAGGAGGAAAGAATAATGAACTTAAAAAAATACGGAAAAATTATGGGTGTTCTTGCAGCTACTACAGCTTTAGTATTATCTTTAGTAAATGATAAAAAAGACAACAGGGTAGATGATGACAAGTAATTAAAATAATTATTTGATGAGGGAATGTTAATTATGAATATAGAAAAATTAAATTTTAATTACAAGGATTTATTTAATCACTTAGATATTAATGGAATAACTATGTTCTGGAATCCATTAAAGGATGAATTGACATTTGACTATAAAATAGTTGATTTTTTAGAGGATTATGAAATAGACAATAAGAAAATTAATCAATTTTTAAATTATATATATCTAGAAGATTTAAATAAGGTAAAAGATATATTTAAAGAAGACTTAAAAAAAATTTATGATTCTAAAAAGCATCTAGTAACTCATTATAGAATAAAAAATAATAATAATATTTTATATTTTATTTTTGTGGGTAAGGCAGTTAAGAAATATGATGGCTATACTTTAATGGGAATACATTATTGTTTTGAAAATTTGGATTCTAATTATTGGATTTCTGAGATAGATGTTTTATATAAAGAATTATCTGAAGAGTATTTCATTAATCAAAAAATAACATCACTAATTGAATGTGATAGAACAACAGAACTTCCTAATTGTTATTATTTTAAACGAACTGTAATGGGATTTTTAAAAGAATGCAAAGAAGAGCAAGTTCAATGTGCTATGTTAATGCTTAACTTAGATAATTTTAAATATGTAAACGAATCTTTTGGACATGAATTTGGAGATGTAGCATTAAGAGTAGCTGCTAATAAAATATTATCTTTAGTATCAGAACGTGATTTAGTATGTAGATATAGTGGGGATACTTTTTTAATATTTATTCCAGACATCATTGATTTAAATGAAGTAAGTATTTTATGTAGAAAAATAGTTAAGTCTTTTCATGAATCTATAATAATAGATGAGAAAGAAGTATATGTTAGTGTGAGTATAGGAGCATCTTTATACCCATATAATGGGGTGGATTTTGAAACATTATTAAAAAATTCAGATGCTGCTATGTATGTAGCAAAAGGAAATGGAAAAAATGAATATAATTTCTTTACTGATAAAATATCAATTGAATTAAACAGAGTATATTCATTACAAAAAGGATTAAGATATGCATTAGATAATAAAGAAATATTTATAGTATTTCAACCTAAGGTTACTTTAGATGATTTTTTAGTACGAAGTTTTGAGGCTTTGGTAAGATGGCATAGTAATGATATGGGAGTTGTTAATCCAGATGAATTCATACCAATAGCAGAAAATACTAAAATGATTATTCCAATTGGAAGTTTTGTATTAGAAGAAGTTTTTAAAAAGGTAAGAATATTGATAAATGAAGGTTACTTAAATTTTAAGATGGCAGTAAATTTATCAGAAATGCAGCTAAGAGAAGATAGTATTGTATCAGATTTAAAAAAATTTATATATAAGTATAGAGTTAATCCTAATTATATTCAAGTGGAAATTACTGAAAGTATGTTAATGAAATCATTTGATAAAAATATAAAAATTCTTAATGAAATTAAAGATTTAGGAATAAGTATAGCATTAGATGATTTTGGTACAGGATACTCATCTCTTAATTATTTAACTAAACTTCCTATAGATGCATTAAAAATAGATAGAACTTTTGTGGTTGATTTAGAAAAAAATTCAAAAAATAAGTGCATAATAGAAAATATTATTAATTTATCACATCAATTAGGAATAGAAGTAATAGCAGAAGGCGTGGAGTCAAAACAACAAGTAGATTATTTGAAAGGAATTTCTTGTGATGTGGTACAAGGATATTATTATAGTAAGCCAGAAAAATTTGAAAAAATTAAAAATATGATATGCAAAGAAATTTCTAAATAAAATTGACAAATGTGTAAAAAAGAGATAATATAGATATTAATAATATAAATCCTAAGAAGAGGGATAGTAATCAGGTGCTAAGTTTAAGAGAGCTGAAGATGGTGTGATTTCAGTACTAATGCTAATGATGAATGGGCCTTTGAGGAGCAATATGAAATCTTTTAGAGAGTAGTTGAGCCGTAAGTCGCACGTTATAGCGAATGAGATATGTTAGTATCAAAAAGAGAGGCATTTTTATTTATGCAATTTAGGTGGCAACGCGGATAATATCCGTCCTATATATTTATATATAGGGCGGTTTTTTTGTTTATAAATAAATTTTTATTTTGAACAATTTATTCATATTGTTACCTATTGGGGAACGTGTTATAGATACTAGCTACTTAAAAATTAAATTATATGGGGTGTGGTAATTATGTTGTGAAAGGAATTGTATTTAAAGACTTTGAATATTAATTTATATAAAAAATGGGGGAATTAAAATGAATACAAAAAGAATGATTACGAATGCAATTTTAATAGCAATAGGAGTAATCTTACATCAACTTACACCAGCATTAGGGTTACCAATGCAACCAGATTTTGCCTTAGCTATGTTATTTATAATAATTGTTTATAATAAAGATTATAAAACTACAATAATTTGTGGACTTATAGTAGGAATATTTACAGCATTAACTAGCAAAACGCCTGGAGGTCAATTACCTAATATTGCTGATAAATTTATTACATGTAATATTATGTATTTAATGCTAATGCCGTTAAGAGAAAAGGTTGGCAAGAATATACAAATAATAATACTATTATCTGTTGGAACTTTAGTGAGCGGAACAATATTTTTAACTGTATTAATGTTGACAGCAGGTTTACCAGGAGGAGCTTCATTTGGGATACTATTTTTGGCAGTAGTACTACCTACAACAGCTTTAAATGCATTCGCTGGATATGTAATGTATAAAATAGTTGCAAGAACTGTATCAACAACTAAAGCATATGCTTAAATTATAATAAATAAAAAACATCTATATTATTGAGTTTTTAATAATATAGATGTTTTTTTATTTTTGATCTAATTAAAATAAAAAATTGTTATTTAATAATGTGATATTCTTCAGGGGTATCTTCTGTAATAGCT encodes:
- a CDS encoding helix-turn-helix domain-containing protein, whose amino-acid sequence is MEILSLGEKIKTRRKELNMTLKDLAKNRITPGQISLIESGRSNPSMDLLEYLAATLNISIEHLMESEESQAEKISIYYEQVAESYILLENYDIAQKYIENALYYSEKYNLEYRKARLLFITAQIYIYKKDFQMAQKFFLSSNVIFIKNNNYEEIIKTFLNLAKITINLRAYHSASSYLRQAEKVYLDNNIEDDFLLGEIYYNMARTYFNIEDLDKALEYSNVAKKKLERTYSDRGYAKTLLVLAEEFNKRGDLSKATKYSKKALEVYRKLEHKKSVVEIEHNLGKLFYELDDLEESFKHYKISQKVINQNEFENEVDVLIDICKSHIKLKNIKECRKIVEQIDKVINESDFNRLIECKLIQYIIFNISEEYEDAQKMIMEAYAKAKESKNLLKAGEIAMKIGKHFMDKKDENRASNYLNEGIKFFEELGLIK
- a CDS encoding helix-turn-helix domain-containing protein, whose product is MEILSTGEKIKRARIFKGITLKDLCGTKISISKMSCIENGKVKADKELLEYISEKIGIELNYLIQDVYDQISNNLELVKKTLSSDPECENKLKYNLEYSLKYKYNDLAFELIHILFTYYVEQSKVENIQLIVSQYYDLYQKNNNIENTLIYFKDMARYLYENKEYLESIAYYNKLREILNQENKEIDGEEYCLILYNEAICYQRLNKYEEAYELLSKVIKQIDKINSDSNKGKIYHAYATLCIKLNKEYAEDFKNKAFEYQRHNPITLALSRGDYGKYYFQINNREKAIQEIEEGIKTFPDHNKEKYVEFLNSCTKILIKNSEFEIASKMADESLNIAISTDNISLLKKSYYLKGTILQKLGDYVQAEKYMNIALDALFKSGTKEERKERYIDMGNMYYKLGSISDSLKYFNLAFCVDKRI
- a CDS encoding DNRLRE domain-containing protein, whose product is MKLISVYPSSISVISKRFNEENFYENKYLPVGNVVGTDSNVFRTLMMFDIKDKVLNTYKIKSATLNLCVEKNIYSFRKVSGNKVFLNNNTEEYNPLGVNWNNAPSYEYTGNFLIIEGNKDKNFISVDVSNIVNKWFNYCDKNFGLTITGMEDVENCISIFSYSRNRNKPYLSLEVEA
- the clpB gene encoding ATP-dependent chaperone ClpB, which gives rise to MNIEKMTLRVQQALSDANVIAVKYNHQQIDVIHVFSALVNQEDGLVPNIFTKMEIQVKSLKDDLDRVIDSMPKVLGEGASNAGVYITRKVDEVLIKAEEISKQFEDSYISVEHLMLAIMDVEKNGEVAKLLNKYNITRDKFLKILSEVRGSQRVDTQDPEGTYDALDKYGTNLVELAKKHKLDPVIGRDEEIRRTIRILSRRTKNNPVLIGEPGVGKTAIVEGLAERIVRGDVPEGLKEKIIFSLDMGSLIAGAKYRGEFEERLKAVLKEVQNSEGRIILFIDEIHTIVGAGKTDGAMDAGNLIKPLLARGELHCIGATTFDEYRQYIEKDKALERRFQPVIIEEPTVEDTISILRGLKERFEIHHGIRIHDSAIVSAAKLSDRYIQDRYLPDKAIDLIDEAGAMIRSEIDSLPTELDIIRRKIFKLEIEKEALSKEKDEGSKNRLVDLEKELAGLKEENDEMTAKYEKEKAHIVVLKNIKEELDEARGELEVAQRNYEYNKVAEIQYSKIPALEEKLKNVELEVKENYEGALLKEEVTEEEVSQILSKWTGIPVSNILEGEREKLLRLEEEMSKRVIGQDEAIESVTNAILRARAGLKDINRPIGSFIFLGPTGVGKTELAKTLARNLFDSEENIIRIDMSEYMEKHSVSRLVGAPPGYVGYDEGGQLTEAVRRNPYSVVLFDEIEKAHDDVFNIFLQILDDGRLTDNKGKTVDFKNTIIIMTSNIGSNYLLENKSEDYIESSIKEDVMNQLKLRFKPEFLNRVDDIIMFKPLSENGIKKIIDIFLDEVKNRLKDKNIELEVTDSAKSIMVKEGYDPIYGARPLKRYIQNTLENNLARMIIKGDLIYGSKAIVDRDNEGIILKPVNN
- a CDS encoding alpha/beta-type small acid-soluble spore protein — translated: MANSLVPEAKNGLAKFKNEVANEMGVPFTDYNGNLSSKQCGSVGGEMVKRMVQQYESGIK
- a CDS encoding P1 family peptidase; this translates as MKEIKFCDIDGIKLGHAENKEGGTGCSVVICKNGATGGVDVRGGSPGTRETDLLNPMEMVDKIHAVVLSGGSAFGLDASSGVMDYLENKNIGFDVTVAKVPIVCQAVLFDLAFGNPKVRPDKFMGIKACLNSEEYYDDINGNIGAGFGATVGKFLGPDFSMKGGLGTYAVKVGDLEVGAIVAVNCLGDVVDPQNLNIISGAYDRKNNNFLNTENLILSNLKNPINPFKGNTTIGIIATNANFTKAEANKVASMAHNGYARTMYPAHTMFDGDTIFTMATNKVNSDVTTVGMLAARVMEKAILRGVRSAKSLFGVPSFRDIIE
- a CDS encoding ECF transporter S component; protein product: MERVNVKTKFSTRKMAMVGMLSAISIFLGLTGLGFIPIPPVKATIMHIPVIIGAIIEGPVVGALVGGVFGLFSMYQAFTAPMPTSFIFWNPIIAILPRVLIGIVSYYVYTFLKNKLKNKSISIGAAAILGTLTNTIGVMGLTYIIYLEKYAHVLGISRQAAGIGIGSVITLNGSIEAIVSALISVPVVMTILKINRNN